The following are from one region of the Paenibacillus sp. JZ16 genome:
- a CDS encoding DUF917 domain-containing protein, which translates to MRYLDKAAVENIAVGAAFLGTGGGGDPYIGKLMALSAIEKFGPVKLCSVDEIEDEDFFIPAAMMGAPSVLVEKFPRGDEFVKVFQKLANYLGEEQIAGTFPMEAGGVNSMIPIVVAAQLGLPLIDCDGMGRAFPELQMVTFNLDGIPATPMAITDEKGNIGIFETIDNKWTERLARAATVEMGASALVSLYPATGAQMKQSGVHHIVTLSEQIGEIITSKNRDAGDKLQELLNLVSGYELFQGKIVDVIRETKGGFNLGQMHLDGIEAHKDGVMKVHFQNENLVAEKNGQVIAMTPDLICLVDYETLSPVTTESLKYGKRVRVIGLPAHDKWRTEKGIQTAGPRYFGYDYDYVPIEEMVKKAVAENV; encoded by the coding sequence ATGAGATATTTAGATAAAGCAGCTGTTGAAAACATCGCCGTTGGCGCAGCATTTCTGGGAACCGGCGGAGGGGGAGACCCTTACATCGGTAAATTGATGGCTCTCTCGGCCATTGAGAAGTTTGGTCCTGTAAAACTATGCTCAGTCGATGAGATTGAGGATGAGGACTTTTTCATTCCGGCCGCGATGATGGGGGCGCCATCCGTATTAGTGGAGAAATTCCCCAGAGGGGACGAGTTTGTTAAGGTTTTTCAAAAATTAGCAAATTACTTGGGAGAAGAACAGATCGCCGGCACGTTTCCGATGGAAGCGGGAGGCGTCAATTCCATGATTCCCATCGTTGTTGCGGCGCAGCTGGGATTGCCTCTGATCGACTGTGACGGTATGGGGCGGGCGTTCCCGGAGCTGCAGATGGTGACGTTTAACCTGGACGGCATTCCGGCGACACCGATGGCGATTACGGATGAAAAAGGGAATATCGGCATCTTTGAGACCATTGATAATAAGTGGACGGAACGGCTCGCCAGAGCGGCCACGGTTGAAATGGGCGCCAGTGCTTTAGTAAGTCTGTACCCGGCAACGGGTGCTCAAATGAAGCAAAGCGGCGTTCATCATATCGTGACCCTCTCCGAACAGATTGGAGAAATCATTACATCGAAGAATCGGGACGCAGGCGATAAGCTTCAAGAGCTGCTGAACCTTGTGTCCGGCTATGAGCTTTTCCAAGGTAAAATCGTGGATGTCATCCGGGAAACCAAGGGCGGTTTTAACCTCGGTCAAATGCATCTCGATGGAATCGAGGCACATAAAGACGGAGTGATGAAGGTTCATTTCCAAAATGAAAACCTGGTTGCCGAAAAGAACGGTCAAGTTATAGCGATGACCCCCGATTTGATCTGTCTGGTTGATTACGAAACCTTGTCGCCTGTAACTACGGAGAGCCTGAAATACGGTAAACGCGTACGGGTTATTGGACTGCCCGCTCATGATAAGTGGAGAACGGAAAAAGGAATCCAGACGGCAGGACCAAGATACTTCGGATATGATTACGATTATGTTCCTATTGAGGAAATGGTGAAAAAGGCGGTGGCTGAGAATGTATAG
- a CDS encoding response regulator, producing the protein MRTCDVQGEANNGQEALELLGSINPDVILMDLNMPVMGGLEAIQALERGILKM; encoded by the coding sequence ATGCGGACTTGTGATGTTCAGGGCGAGGCTAATAATGGTCAGGAAGCATTGGAACTGCTGGGTTCAATCAACCCGGATGTCATTTTGATGGATTTGAATATGCCGGTCATGGGCGGACTTGAAGCGATTCAAGCTTTGGAACGCGGAATATTAAAAATGTAG
- a CDS encoding LTA synthase family protein: MNARGRLLVVFSVVLLLKSMVAWYVVFNEGPGWGTVITEFPFFLIVFSLIEWFAAKRKMLYYMLSNFLMSLIYFAILMYYKYYGVIPTYHHLQQAQKITHVGESTYSLIAPYYLFVFLDVVLFIFFMFRSKYIAKWKQWGMQPLSKKALACTFSVSLGLCVFNVWSNQANMNEIKKAGSMGILNYEVYTLLADAFDEEEMIDSKDITQQRLHSIKGVTMPTVSKYFGLDQGKNLIIVQLESFQNFLIGLTLDGHEITPNLNRLARENTYFHNFYANTGQGTTSDAEFVVNTSFYVPQTSLLPLRITWRRNCRVCPGF, from the coding sequence ATGAATGCAAGAGGAAGACTTCTTGTTGTCTTTAGTGTAGTTCTGCTGTTGAAAAGCATGGTCGCCTGGTACGTCGTATTTAACGAAGGGCCGGGTTGGGGCACGGTGATTACGGAATTTCCGTTTTTTCTGATCGTGTTCAGTTTGATTGAATGGTTCGCCGCAAAACGAAAGATGTTGTATTACATGCTGTCTAACTTCCTGATGTCATTAATCTATTTTGCCATATTGATGTATTACAAATATTATGGTGTGATCCCTACTTATCATCATTTGCAACAAGCCCAAAAAATCACGCATGTGGGAGAAAGTACGTACTCCCTGATTGCACCGTACTATTTATTTGTTTTTTTGGATGTCGTTCTCTTCATCTTCTTCATGTTTCGATCAAAGTATATTGCAAAATGGAAGCAATGGGGCATGCAACCGCTCAGTAAAAAGGCTCTCGCTTGCACGTTTTCCGTCTCGCTCGGACTCTGTGTTTTTAATGTCTGGTCTAATCAGGCCAATATGAATGAAATCAAAAAGGCAGGGAGCATGGGGATTCTAAATTATGAAGTCTATACCTTACTTGCCGATGCTTTCGATGAAGAAGAAATGATAGACTCCAAAGACATTACGCAGCAGAGGCTACATTCGATAAAAGGTGTCACAATGCCGACGGTATCGAAATATTTTGGCCTTGATCAAGGGAAAAATTTGATTATCGTACAGCTGGAATCGTTTCAGAACTTTCTCATCGGTTTAACTTTGGACGGTCATGAGATTACCCCGAATCTAAATCGACTGGCTCGGGAGAACACGTATTTTCATAACTTCTATGCGAATACCGGACAAGGAACGACGTCGGATGCCGAATTCGTGGTGAATACTTCTTTCTATGTCCCCCAAACGAGCCTGCTACCTCTTCGGATTACATGGAGAAGGAATTGCCGAGTTTGCCCCGGCTTCTAA
- a CDS encoding LTA synthase family protein encodes MPSLPRLLNQYQYYTATFHTNRVDFWNRNDLYKAVGFKTYYDQAFFGKDDYIAFGSSDEVLYEKTLPELVRLDANSQPFYAMVISMSAHHPYHIPEEKYRMTLPEEYEGTLLGDYLRAQNYADDAMGQFLEGLKKSGLWDDSLLVFYGDHQGLPMYTLDRKEKELLKSLIGHKYDYVDMFNVPLIIHSPGGQLPKVMAGTGGQIDILPTVANLLGLPLKDQLYFGQDLFNQSSNLIPLRHFLPTGSFLNDTSIYVTGNDYEDGSNYSLEDNRLIQNGSTKNQFEAGQLLLNLSNSYLRQLPNRDDSR; translated from the coding sequence TTGCCGAGTTTGCCCCGGCTTCTAAATCAATACCAGTATTATACAGCCACTTTCCATACGAACCGTGTTGATTTTTGGAACCGGAACGATTTGTATAAAGCGGTCGGCTTTAAAACTTATTATGATCAGGCTTTCTTCGGCAAGGACGATTATATCGCCTTCGGCTCCTCCGATGAGGTGCTTTACGAGAAAACGCTGCCGGAGTTAGTCCGTTTGGATGCGAATTCGCAGCCTTTTTATGCCATGGTGATTTCCATGAGCGCACATCATCCTTATCATATTCCGGAGGAAAAGTATAGAATGACCCTGCCAGAGGAATACGAGGGTACCCTTTTGGGAGACTACCTTCGCGCGCAAAATTATGCGGACGATGCGATGGGGCAATTTCTGGAGGGTTTGAAGAAAAGCGGATTATGGGATGATTCCCTCCTTGTTTTTTATGGCGACCATCAAGGTTTGCCGATGTACACACTGGACCGCAAGGAGAAAGAACTTCTGAAATCTTTGATCGGACATAAGTACGATTACGTCGATATGTTCAACGTTCCACTAATTATACACTCGCCGGGCGGGCAGCTGCCGAAGGTGATGGCCGGCACGGGCGGACAAATCGATATACTTCCAACGGTGGCTAATTTGCTGGGTTTACCGCTGAAGGATCAGCTGTATTTTGGCCAGGACTTGTTCAACCAGAGCAGTAATCTGATACCGCTGAGGCATTTTCTGCCGACCGGATCGTTTCTTAACGACACGAGTATTTATGTGACTGGCAACGATTATGAGGATGGAAGCAATTACAGTTTAGAAGATAATCGCCTCATTCAGAACGGTTCCACAAAGAACCAATTCGAAGCGGGGCAACTGCTCCTGAATCTGTCCAACAGCTATCTTCGGCAACTGCCGAACCGGGATGATTCTCGGTGA
- a CDS encoding hydantoinase/oxoprolinase family protein: MYRIGIDVGGTNTDAIILDENYHLVHAVKSPTSLDIRTGIETSLRNLLQESNMDKTQITHAMLGTTQCTNAIVERKKLAQVGVIRLGYPATASVAPYTSWPEDMVRKLSGKYALVHGGYEYDGQVLGEVDEAEIIALLEEWGSSVESIAVIGVFSSIKNDQELQVRDLIHQVYGPEFPVSCSSLIGSVGLIERENATILNAALCKVIETTTQGFVQALEEEGITDAAVFLCQNDGTLMSIDYAKQFPILTIACGPTNSIRGASYLAKIKDTMVLDVGGTTSDIGVLQDGFPRESSVAVEVGDIRTNFRMPDIISVGLGGGSIVRSEKGKITVGPDSVGYKIGQEALVFGGHTLTTTDIAVRLGLADVGDKSLVAHLDEDFAKKVQAEIATIIEQAIDKMKTSSGDVELVLVGGGSVVIPDTIRGVSHMIKPENGGVANAIGACIAQISGQYEQIYIYSTEPREDSLKDAQEKAVQQAVLAGADPATVELVEVEETPLAYHPGNATRLRVKVVGNMK; the protein is encoded by the coding sequence ATGTATAGAATCGGGATCGATGTAGGCGGCACCAACACAGACGCCATCATTTTGGATGAGAATTATCATCTGGTTCATGCGGTGAAATCACCAACAAGTCTAGATATTAGAACGGGTATTGAAACCTCGCTCCGGAATTTGCTGCAGGAATCGAATATGGATAAAACCCAAATCACGCATGCCATGTTAGGTACAACCCAGTGCACGAATGCCATTGTTGAGCGCAAAAAGCTGGCCCAAGTCGGCGTCATTCGTCTGGGTTACCCGGCAACGGCTTCCGTTGCGCCGTACACGTCCTGGCCTGAGGATATGGTTCGGAAGCTGTCGGGTAAATATGCACTCGTTCATGGCGGATATGAATATGACGGCCAAGTGCTTGGAGAAGTCGACGAAGCTGAAATTATAGCTCTTTTAGAGGAATGGGGGAGCAGTGTCGAGTCCATCGCGGTCATTGGTGTGTTTTCATCCATTAAAAATGATCAGGAGCTACAGGTTCGAGATCTCATCCATCAAGTGTATGGACCGGAATTCCCTGTTTCCTGTTCTTCCCTGATCGGTTCGGTCGGTTTAATCGAGAGGGAAAATGCGACCATACTGAATGCAGCATTGTGCAAGGTTATTGAAACGACAACCCAAGGATTTGTGCAGGCGTTAGAAGAAGAAGGCATTACAGACGCAGCGGTGTTTTTATGCCAGAATGACGGTACCTTAATGTCGATCGATTACGCTAAACAATTTCCGATCCTAACCATTGCATGCGGGCCAACGAACAGCATACGCGGTGCCTCTTATTTGGCGAAGATCAAAGATACGATGGTTCTCGATGTGGGAGGGACTACATCGGACATTGGGGTTTTGCAGGACGGGTTCCCAAGAGAATCCTCGGTTGCAGTCGAGGTTGGCGATATCCGCACGAATTTCCGCATGCCGGATATTATCTCCGTTGGGCTGGGAGGCGGAAGTATTGTGCGTTCGGAGAAAGGTAAAATTACGGTGGGACCTGACAGCGTAGGATACAAGATTGGACAGGAAGCGCTGGTCTTTGGCGGACATACGCTGACTACAACAGACATTGCCGTACGACTTGGTCTCGCGGACGTCGGGGATAAGAGCTTGGTAGCGCATCTGGATGAAGACTTCGCTAAAAAGGTGCAAGCTGAAATTGCAACCATCATTGAGCAGGCCATTGATAAAATGAAGACATCCTCGGGAGATGTTGAGCTTGTATTGGTAGGCGGCGGCAGTGTCGTTATACCGGATACGATTCGCGGGGTATCTCATATGATTAAGCCTGAGAACGGGGGCGTAGCCAACGCCATTGGCGCGTGTATTGCTCAAATCAGTGGACAATATGAACAAATTTATATCTATTCTACTGAGCCACGTGAGGATTCATTAAAAGATGCGCAAGAAAAAGCCGTGCAGCAGGCGGTGCTGGCTGGCGCTGATCCGGCTACGGTGGAGCTCGTGGAAGTGGAAGAAACCCCGCTGGCTTATCATCCGGGAAATGCGACGAGACTGAGAGTGAAAGTCGTAGGAAACATGAAGTAG